Within the Camelus dromedarius isolate mCamDro1 chromosome 9, mCamDro1.pat, whole genome shotgun sequence genome, the region AGGCACTGGGTTATTTCCTGTCTTAGCTCTTTGGACAGTGGAAACCCCAAGGATGTCTCCAGCACGGTGGTGATTTTCTTGGTTGAAAGCGCAAACAGGAATATCCCCACCCAGGACCAGTAGGTCTGGACGTCATTCACGGCTGCTGCCACCAGCTGGGCCAAGCTCCCGATGGCTGGGTGAGGGCCGTCCTTGGGTCTCTGGAACAAGTAGAACATGGCGGCACAGAACTCTTGGATGCAAGTGTGGATGAAAGAAAAGCAACTGCCGCTCCTCTGAAGAAGTCTCACGTCCACCCACACCAGGGCGTCGGCCTCAGACACGCCGCTCCTTCGGAGGTCCTCAGGGCAGAAGAGGAACGTGTGGGTCCACATGCCCTCTGCAGCCAAGGCACACAGGCCTTTGAGCCGGGCTCTGTTCTGCTTCGGGGCACAATTCTCACTCCCTGATTTGAACACGCTCATCAAAAAGGATGCATATAAAGATGTGATGCTTTCTGAGTCCATCTGAAGgtcctctcctttctccagctGGCACTTCAAGCACGTACAGACCAGCCAGCACACAAAGGGGCTCTGGCACAAGAGAAGCAGTGGTATCCTCTCTCTGACAAAGCTGAAGGCCCTCAAGGATTTACTCTTCTCACGGAAGTAATGGGAGAAATACAGCTTCGTTTCGTGTTCAGAGAATCCTGACAGAAATATGAGTCTTTCCGGCTGACACGAGAAATAATCGTTCTTCACCCTCATCCTCCCCAGGGCGATGAGCAGGGAGGCCTCTGGGAGCACGGCTCTCCGCAGCAGACTTCTCAGGACCACCTGCACTGGCCGTCGCTGCCTCCAGTCACTGCACACGTCAGCCTGCAGCTCCAGGTCAAGTTTCAGCTCCTCGATGCCATCCAGGACGAACAGGACTTTCTCTGGCTGGGAAAGCACGTCTTCGATGGGCTCTGCAGACGCAGGCCAGTCCCTGGAGATGAGCTCCGCCAGGCTCGTCTCGGTGACACTGCTCATCTCTCTGCCACTAAGGAAGAAGAGGAACAGGAACCTGTCCCTCCACAGGTGGCCCTCTGCCCACTCCAGCATCACTCTCTTCAAGAGTGTGGTCTTCCCAATTCCTTCAGGACCTTGCAGGACCACCACGGGCGAGAGCCGCCCAGCCGTGTCCGCCTCCCGGTACACAGCACTCAGCTGTTCATGCTCGTACTTTGTGCTCTCCTTGTAGAAATCTTCAGGGACCTGAAGGCAGGTTTCCTTCTCCCAGATGAATCGGAATTTTTCCCTCATGTGCTTTCTATATGGGTTTAGCGTAGCTAGTTAACAGGGACAGGACAAAAGACAGTTAGAAAATATACACTCCATCTTTGATGCTCAGAACGACCCCTATGGACTTGCTCAAACCCTCACATGAAGCCTAATTCACTTAGTTTGGGGCTAACTCACTTAGCTTCGTCGGGGTCATAATCTGTCTGAATTCACGTCTGTGGAAACGCCTGACCAGAAGTGGAAGCCCGTCCCAGAGTTACAAGCTACCTGAGATGTGAATACATGGGAATTACACCTGAGGCTAGAGGGGGCGGTACCCGCCCAGCACAGAGCCAGCCAGGGCCAGGGCTGAGAATGCTGTTACTGGTGGTGTGTCCTCACCCCCTCCACAAGCCACTAAGATTCACTCTAGTCCCACTTCACAAAAAAGTGCTGAGAGTTTATGTTCCTTGACTAATGTGGCTAACAAGCAGATCTCAGGGTCAGCTGTCTATTCCATCTTTGACTTGAAATCATGACGTCCGATCCGTTTCTCTTCAGACCACGCTGATTGCGAGTTAATCTCAGAAACGCATCCTCAGACCATCCCTCTGTCAACCTGCCCTTACAATGTGCCTTCCGCGCTCAAGGCTACGCATCAGGGGAGGTGAACAAAATGACAGATACAGACGAGGACCGCACCCTGCCTGGAAGACGTGTGAACTACAGGAGGGGAGGCGCCTCTGCACGTCTTCTGAGCAAAGGGCACTGCTGGCTTTGCTCAAGGACGGGGGACCAGGAAGGAGCCTTGGGAAGTAGGGGGGTCTCCCtctctggggcagaggaggaTTTGCTTATAAAAACGGGCCGTCTGTCTGACACTCGGTCACTTTGTAAGGATTCATGACCCAACTGATCTTTCTATTTTccaaggtggggctgggtggggggccaAGAAAAAGGCATGTCCTCCCAAAGGAGGGCGTAAATCCCATCAACGAGTCAAAAATAACTGGTTTGAAGTCAGATCTGTCTCTTTTGGAAAATTCATCTAACGTGAGGGGACGCTGGTCTGCATTTATTTCCCTCGCTTGCAAACCTCAGAGTCATGGTGAGAATGGAAAGACTGCACGTGAACAGTGCTGCCTGTGGTTCCGGGGCGTGTGCCCTCTGTAATTATTCCCCAGGGTTAGGGTTCGGCCTGGTCCCTGAGCGGGTCTGGTCTAAAGGACGGGCAGCTGCCCTGACGGAGCTCCGTCGCGGCAGTCCTGGTTGTGCAGACGTTACGTCCCAGGTCAGCTCCCGGAACAGCGCTGACTCAGCTCGGGACAGAAGACTGGGGAGACAGCACGTGGCTGGATGGCCTGGCTCAGGACACTACTCGCCCCGTCCGTCGCTGGCCCGTGTGTGACCAGAGTCCACCTGCAGCTCCTCAACCACTTCCAAGGCTCCTACTGGCCCATTCTCAGTGATGGAAGGGTGGCCACTGACTCAGTACCCACCTGACCTTTGTTATTAGAGCCCCCAGTGAACCAGCCACCTCCCCTGGGTCTCTGCCCAGCATCCCTTCCCGACACTTACTTCTCATCTCCTCCTGAGCCTTTGCCCAGAGATCTCTCCGACTGACCTGCAGAAACAGGCTCAGCGTCACCTCCCACGCCAGCTTTCCGGGGTAATGCTTGTTCAGCAATTCCGACAGACTGTCTCTTGAGGCCTTCTTTAGCTCAGTCCACGGGATTGGCTTCAGCTCGAATTTCAGAGGTTCTTCCTTGAGGAGCTCCTTAAATTTCCAGAACTCTTCCTTTTTGAGCTCTTCCAGGTACCACAACAAGCcaaaatcagggaaaaaagaTTCTGCCATCTTGTCCCAGGATTTcctcaaaaacaaggaaaggggACACCTGGGGAAGAACGGCGGCATCAGAGTTAAAGCCCAGCAGCGTAAAGCAGCCTAAAATGCCCGACAGGCGTTTCCTGCTTGCAGCGCGCCCGGCCAGCTGCATTCGGGGAAGGCGCCTCATCTTCCCTCAGCACTCTGCAATCATGCGTGTGAATTCAGGACTAGCCACTAAAAATGTAGCTCCTACTAAGCCAGTGTCAGGGAGAACTGTGACCAGCTAAAATCCTAGTAAAGCTCTGAGGTTTATCCATGCGGCCAGGGAAGGACAAATTAGGGCGTTCCTACCCCGGCACCTTGCTCTGCCAATCTCCGGGGCCCTTCCGGGTGGAGCTGGATGTTCACCCGGCGTTGCCATGGGGGCTTCTGTCTAGAGTTCAAGAGACTGTGTTACACTGAACGGCCCTTGAAGGGGAACAGTTTCTGTTCTAGTTTGACTAAGttttgaagacttaaaaaaaaaaaaaatcaaaagcctaCATATGTCTTTGGTTCGTGAAAGTTTTGACAAATCCCTGAAAGACAGCAGGGACTGGAAAAATAgattcaaaatttcaaaacaagGGCAGGAAAAGACGAGTCCAAGGGCAGGCCAGCTCACACGCTGCAGTCCTGGGCAGAACGAAGGCATCCTGGACGGCCATCTGACGGTGGCAGCTCAGGGAACACAGCTCAGACAGCACAGCGACTCAGCGCCCAGCGCGAAGGGAAGCCGTGCAAGTGTTCACAGCCCCAGAATCCCCAGCGTCCGTCTCACTGACCCtccaaccctccccaccccctgaaagccaaaacaaaaccaaaagactcCAGGTGGAATGCAGAGAAAGAAGTAACTCATGGAAGAAAGTTTTCCAGATCTAAAAAGATTTGCATCTTAGGCATAAAAGACCTCGCCATGTTTTAAGGAATACGAAAGACAAAAGATCACATGATATTTAACTTTCATAATTTCAAGGGTAAAGAAGAAATGACTAGAGCCTAGAGGAGCAATGTCCAATAGAACGTGAGCtgtgtttgtaattttaaatttttgagtaaCCACATTAAAGAATTTAAGCGAACAGGGGAAATTAcctttaatattatattatttaacttAGTCTATCTGAAGTCCATCTAAAATATCAATTCAACACgtaaacaatatttttttaaaagtcaatgaaatgttttaacttttttttatactgtcttcaaaatccagtgtgtatttcaTACTTACAAAATATCTTAACTCAGATGCTAAACTGTCACTGGAAATACTTGTTCTGTTTAGATTTTACAAGGTACACGATTGGGGAAAGTAAATTCTTGTACCCAAGAGATTTCTTACATACACAAGCCTTCTAAAAGCTGAGTATCAGCTTCAAAGTTAAAATTtgcattaattaaaataaaaattcagttcctcggTCTCACTGGGCCCACTGAGGTGCCTGGTGACCACACGTGACCAGCGGCCACCACCTCAGACAATGTAGGTCTAGAAATGTAAGCAGTTTACCAACAACAAGGGGTGACAGACAAACTATGTGATAACTCAATATTTAGTAGCCACTCCCCCGACGTCCGCAAACCATGCACTGGGTATCACTTTCTGCCTACAAGCAGATGGGAATCCATCTGTGAGGATCCTTCCTGACAGCACTGAATAGAAGTTAACAACACAAAGGAAACGCCTGTGAACAATTCGGAGTGGACAGTGGCTGAGGCCGGCTCCTCCGCGCCGTGGTATCTTCCATTCAAGTGCAAGAGAAAGTAAACCATTTCAGACACCAAGGTATCTGTGCTTTATCGTCCAAAAATCTTCTCTGGATCAGCAGAGCATACATTCagacaaaatgaaacattaaTGACAATGTGGGAGCACACCAGGGGACTAGGGCGGCTTCAGCTGCGATCAGGGACAAGGCGAGAACGGAAGGATGGCTCCCGCCCTCGTGTTGGTCAGCGCTGTTTCCAGCACTGGTGGTTTTGGGGGGCAGTTAGGTAACGGACATCCGTTGGAGGCACAAAGCTCGGAAAAGAAGTAACATGGTCtttctttgcagatgacataagcGTATATACCTAGAAAGCCCCAGATAGTCAGTGACAAAATTCTTACTATTAAAAAATCACTAAGGTGCTAAAAGAGtcaatcttaaaagttctcaccacaagaaaaaaaaagttgtagacGTGTGTGGTGACAGACATCACCTAAACTTACTGTGTGGCTCATTCcacaacatacacacataccaagTTGTTAGGCTGTACACCTAGAAggaacacaatgttgtatgtgaattatatctcagtaaaaatgTTCTTAATTCACGAGGGAATCAGGACATGGAACTACCATGGAGAAATTGTTAGTCTATACAACTCAGAGGATTTAATGTTACGGGGAAGCCCATTTATAATTtcagcaaagaaaataaagtgcctatgaataaatttaacagGAAATGTACAAATCTGTATGAGAAAACCTTCAAGACGCtcataataaagaagaaaatggaaaagctggAGAACAGGAAGGGTGGGCTGGCCGGACGATAACACATACTTTTCTGGGCAATGTTTTCATCTGCATTTTATTCCTCAAGCATTCATCATATTCTTTATCACGAAGGCATTTATGTACTTAGGCATCTATTTATATACTTGTCTACAAAAGGTAAGCTCTCATTTTAGTTTCTTAACTTTCACATCACTGCAGGGGGTTGATTTATGTCTCAGACAAGACTTGTCCAAACCTCAACCCCTAAACCTGCAACGAGACATTGCTTGGGAATCAGGTCTGTGGATGCGTAACTTAGGATCGGAGGAAATCATCCTGGGTGGAGGGTGAACCCTAAACCCAACGACGAGTGTCAtgataagagaaaggagagagagatgtcaCACTCACGGGGAGAAGGCCATGGGAAGACGGAGGAAGGGGCGGGAGCTGTGCCGACATAAACCAAGGGGAGCCAGGAGCCCCGGACGCGAGAACGTCAACGACAGATTCTCCCCCAGAGACTTTGGGGGAAGCAAGGTCCTGCCCAACACCCCGATTTCAGGCTTCAGGGCTCCAGAATTATGAGAGAAGACATTTTTGACGCTTTAAACCACAGAGTTTGTGGAGATTTAAACATACTCTTAACGTACCTACAATTAAAGCACAGTGGTGCTGAGGAgtgcacagacagacagacagacagaccagtGGAAAGGACACCAAGCGAAGAGATGAACCAAGCTACACGGGGACAGTTAGTGACCGATAAAGCTTGCATCTCAAACCACAAGTGCAGGCAGGGCCTTTTTGGTAAACAGTTCAGGAACTTTCTAGCTCATTAGAAGGACCTAGAAGTACATCTAAACCTCACCCGCTCTGCAGGGATACAGTACAAATGCACCAGCGACCTAAACATCAAAACCAGCAGGTGCTAAAAAGCAACGTGTGTGAATTCCCTTGTAACTGGCTGGAGGAAGAATTCCCTAATTATGACTCAAAATCCAGACACAatgaaactggattttttttttaaaagaaggctcACATGGAGGACAACAAAGAGTAGAGAACGAAGGAACAAAAATGATAGAGTAACTTCTGTGTAGCCTTGTAGTTGTGAAACatcataaataaaaaaaaaagaagtataaaatgaACGCatagtttattaaatttaaagcAAACCCAGTGTAACCACAGGCAGAGCAAGAAGGAAACCATGTCCCGTGGGCCCCCTTGCCAGAGTGACACCCTCCTCCTGGGAGATTACCCCTATTCTCATATTAACTTGTAAGTTCTgctttatgattttaaaactcaGATATGCATTCTAGACAATATGGCTGGATggcatttgcttatttttggtaCGTGGAATGATAAGGCATTTTCTCTCTGGCCGCTTTTGGGTGGCACTGCGTTCGTAGGGTTCACATGTTTCTGCGTGTGGGTAGGAGATGCTGATTTGAGCTGGGGCACACAACCCCACTGCTGCTCTTCCCACAGCTGAGTAAGGCTATGGTTGACCGGCACCTgtgttttctagtattttttagTAACATAAATGACTGTGCATGTCATTAGCTCCCTGAAGGTGCTAATGACATGCACAGTCACAGCTTAGACCAAAATATCTCTTGGGTAATTACGAACCGTGAACATAAGATGATACACCATtaggatgaggaagaggaggccaCGCATGCTCCAACAGACCGTCCCTTCGGAGACCTCCACGCTTCCGTGGGCAGGATTCAGAGGGCCCCCCAGACACAGCCCCTTCCTTCCCACCATCGCTCACAGTGCCTCGAGGCCACTGCTGCTAAGCCAATGGCGCCCTGTGCCCGTGTGCGCTTTATCTATGTCTATAGCGCAGCCACCGTAGTTTAGACCCAAGTCCCCCCTCCACATGCACAGCCCCGTTCACATGTGGCATCGTGCATCCCCGTTTTGTCTCCATTATCCCCTCCCCACAACACCTGAGGCCCTTCCATTCATCCCCCTGAATACAGTCACATCACTAAAACCGCATGTGTCAAACAATTTTAAATTGTACACCACTGACCACGCACAAAACCTCaaagctggaaacaaccaaatgttTATCagcggatgaatggataaacaacatgcGGTGTACACATGCAGTGGAGTCGTGTTCAGCCACACAGGGACTAAAACTCCGACACGCACCACAACCTGAATGAGCTTTGAAAACCATACGCTAAATAAAAGAAGACGCAAGAGGACATGCATGGTGTGATTGCACTTACACGAGACCTAGAACAGTCAAAACTCACAGCCACAGAAGGTAGGAGAGGAGGGAAGTGCTGGGGGCACCGGGAGCTGCGGAACGGGCGGTGTTCCAGCTGGGGGGGATGGAACAGTGCTGCAGACGGAGCGCAGTGACGGCTGCGCAACGGCGTGAAGGTACTTAATGCCGTGGACGTGTGCTCTTGGTGGTTAAAACGGTAACTTTTGTTTTATGggtattttgcaattaaaaaaaaaaacacctcttgGCAAGACGGAGGTGAGGATCAAGAGGCGGGAGCTGCCAGGCAGACGACAGGCTGCAGGGACGAACCGCACGGAGCCCACACGCGCCCTACGAATGGAGCGCGGCCTCTGAAAGAGCGTTCACTGCGCTGTGTAGCTGTGACGTGTAACACGGCACCCCAACTACACTGCGGTTTAGAAAAATacgatattgtaaaataaatacatttttaaaacttaaaggaaaagaacacCTCATGTGTCCTAACCTTCCCCTAaacactctctcctcctctttcctagCTGGGCCCCCTCTGAAGGCGCACTGCCCCCTGCAGCCCGTTAAGCGCTGGCTGCCGCGCCGCCCGCTTCCCTCGTGCCGCAGGGTCCGCGCGCGCGCGGTGTCCTCGCCGACTCCCGGGCGCCTCACAGGCTGCGATCAGGCAGCTTTCTGGGCCCCACCACTCGCTGCGTTTTCACGTTGCAGCCACGCGTGGTCCTCGGCACAGCCCGCCGCCTTCCGCACGTGGTGTCACCTGGCTTACCCCGCCTCTAACGCGACTTCTGTGGTCACACAAAACGAACGTTACAGACAAAGCGTTTACGTCTAATTTAGCGTAAAATCAGAACATCCCAGAGCTTCCGGATGGTAGACGGTTAGTTCAAAGCTAATCAACCAAACCACGCTCAGAACAGGCCCCACACGCAGTTCTGCCCTTTGCCTGCCGCCCGCCTCCTTGTCGTAGCTTCCTGTTGCCAAAGTTCTATTTTCCATTTGTCTCCCCAGGTTGCAGGAATCTCGCAGCCAGAGCCAACAGGCCGACCAAATCAGAAACAGCCCTTCGACTTTCGGTATTTTCACCTTTTCTCTTTAATGCTCCAACATCCGAGGTCTCGGattcaattttagaaaaataggGAGCCGGGAAGGGTCCCGTTCTCCCACCTGGAGCTGAGAAACACGGAGGTTTAACGAGGGAAAGTCTTGTATGTACAATCTCCCTGGAACTTCAGTGCTTTTCACTTTAGCACATCCTTGCCAAGACAAAGGGGAAGACTTGATTCTCCCTGGCACCCCCCCCCCATCTCGTTTCTCACGCCCTCCACACTTCTAGTGCTCTGAGACGGGAAAacgaagaaaaagaaagatcagCGGTAAGACGTCCTCACCCAGTCCGGTCCCTGGTCCTTCTGGCGGGTGCCCATCGAGGAACAGCTGCAGAAACTGAGCTAAAAGGCTGTGCTCGCCCTGGATTGGCCACAGGGACTCCCCGTCCCATTGGCTGGCGGGGCTCGGCAGGTGATGCGAAGCTGGGCTCGCTTCCCCACCTCAGGTGTGGAGGATCTCCCTTCGGGCGTCGGTGGAGTCCTTCTGCAGGAGTTGCCGGCCCTGGGTGTCCCCGTGATGCTACTCACAGCTCCCCTGTATTGCATAATCACTGGGCTCCTTCGAGTGGTCCCCCCCACCACCACGAGGGACAATTTGGAGCCTGGTCGTGGGAACATTCTGCTCATAATCTGAGTCTCTAACGTCTCCTATGCTCCCTTCCCAAAGGAGGCTATCTTGTGCATCTTCTCAACTCTTAACAGCAGTGCCTAAAATGAAGCATTCAGATACTAGGACAGCAATACACGTTCCTGAGTGACTAGGTCTGGACGGCAAGGGCGGGAGTTAGAATTTGCAAGTGTCTTTTTCAACTGCGGTAAGAACGCTTACCTGAGCCCTGCAGTCTTAACGTCTCTCTGCAGGCACAGTGTTGCCCAGCAGAACTCTACAGCTCACTCATCTCACATGATCGGAAGTTTACGCCCCGTGGATGATAATGACCCCGCTTCTGCCTGCCCAGCCCGGGAGACTGCCTTCTGCTCTGGCCCCGCGAGTCGGCCCGTTTCGCACACCCCCTGCGAGTGGAGCCACGCAGTGTCGGCCGCCGGTGGCCGGGTTGTTTCACCGAGCGCAGTGCCCCCAGGAGCATCCGCGCCATTACACCTGGCAGGGCTTGCTTCTTTCCACAGGCTAACGTTCCGCCGCAGGTGTTTGCTCTCGTCATTGACTCTCCTGCGGTCTCTGCCCCGTCTTCACTCTAATCACCATGGTCCTCCGCTGAGGGTCATAATTGTCCCCACCGGTCTCTCACGGTAATTGGATGCTAATGACATAAGAACCCTGCAGGTAAGGGCACTCCCTGTAAGGCCTCACAGTCTTCAGCCCTTGGAAGTACGTAGTATTACTACTCCGCTTTTCAAAGACACCTGGGGCCAAGGGGTGGAGGCTGGAGTTGGAACATTCCTACTTGGCCAACCCAGATTTTAACCTTTCTCCATGCAGCCTCGAGGCAGCTCTGATCTCAGTGGAGCTTAAAGGCGTC harbors:
- the NLRP9 gene encoding NACHT, LRR and PYD domains-containing protein 9, which codes for MAESFFPDFGLLWYLEELKKEEFWKFKELLKEEPLKFELKPIPWTELKKASRDSLSELLNKHYPGKLAWEVTLSLFLQVSRRDLWAKAQEEMRTTLNPYRKHMREKFRFIWEKETCLQVPEDFYKESTKYEHEQLSAVYREADTAGRLSPVVVLQGPEGIGKTTLLKRVMLEWAEGHLWRDRFLFLFFLSGREMSSVTETSLAELISRDWPASAEPIEDVLSQPEKVLFVLDGIEELKLDLELQADVCSDWRQRRPVQVVLRSLLRRAVLPEASLLIALGRMRVKNDYFSCQPERLIFLSGFSEHETKLYFSHYFREKSKSLRAFSFVRERIPLLLLCQSPFVCWLVCTCLKCQLEKGEDLQMDSESITSLYASFLMSVFKSGSENCAPKQNRARLKGLCALAAEGMWTHTFLFCPEDLRRSGVSEADALVWVDVRLLQRSGSCFSFIHTCIQEFCAAMFYLFQRPKDGPHPAIGSLAQLVAAAVNDVQTYWSWVGIFLFALSTKKITTVLETSLGFPLSKELRQEITQCLKTLSRFDPDQAVVSFQALFNCLFETQEEEFVAQVMNVFEDVSVYIGSRDELTMAAFCLKHCQNLQVFRLCIENIFSDASEPISSKIQALLLWRDLCSLFKTNKNFQMLDLDNCQFDEASLAILCKTLAQPACKLQKFVCNFASNLINGLDFFKAVLHSPHLKYLNLSGTGLSHPDIRRLCETLRHPMCSIEKLMLGKCDITDQACRDIASVLVHNKKLKLLSLVQNPVKNEGVMALCDALKDPRCALEMLLLTQCSLTSAACGSISQALLCNRSLTLLDLGSNFLQDAGVTSLCASLKHPDCPLRELWLEGCGLTSACCGDISAALTSNERLQTLKLGNNGLRDAGARRLCAALRHPSCKLANLGLGICELTSACCEDLASALTVCKSLRGLDLNLINLNYEGALVLREALTHPECDLQTLGLHTSKLSEDIKMLLTEVEERKPHLTISPSLWVEDMSRVRGTAV